The segment TTATTAAAGCTATTTTTATGTCATTGTGGATGTGGGTAGAGCCATAGTGAGTATTGAGTAAGTACGATATGTAAGGTGAAGAAGCGTGTAGTGCATTAGGATTTTAAGGCTTAGATACAAGTACTCCAGGCAGGCCTTTTTTTATATCACCATGGCAACTGAATTCCTCATGTGGTAACATTGTGGTTCAGAAGACAGACTCCAGCCCATCTAATTCATCATTAGTGTAGCCATGTTCTTGACAGGGAAATTGGCGGAGATGATTGCTGCTGGGAGTCAGCGTGGTGTCAATGGATGAATTAGTCATGTACTCAGTCTTTAAACCACCCAAAGTCTCATTTTCGTTTTTCCAGGAAGGCTTTCCCCAGTGGAAATGTGTCCTTATCGGCTTATCCTTGCAGCCTTTTGTTACCCCTAAAAATAATTGTCTGCCCTATCTGTCCGTGCTAGTCTCTGCCAAACGGTTGTTCATGATGCCAAGGGCTCCCACCCCTCCGGAGAATCCGTTCTGACGTGAATTGGAGCTGGACTGGCGCGGGTGCCCAATGGCCATCTCGGAAAGCTGCTTCTGCATAATAGCCAGATTGACCTGCAGGAAGAGAAAGAGATAAAGGAATGAACAGATGAGGATATATGTTCTGTCTGCGTTTGGAAGTGGTAGCTGCAACCTGTGAAGCCTTGCACAATGAGGATAATACAATGCGTTGGCAGCACACACATCTGATTTCACAGGTGTGATATGAGGCTACCAGATGGTgcctttcctctcctttttagGTGTCGATCTATGTGAACAAGGACGACAAATACTGAGCAAGTGTTACTGAGCAGAACCTTCTTTTTGCTTTATCAGTGTACAAAACAACCTGTAGGGAATACATATTACTGATGTGTAATATTGTTTAACATTTGTTTAATTAATATTCCTTCATATTTAATGGAACTGTATTTTGGATGAATGGGTATTCTTAGCCATGGTAGTTGCATGACTGGATGTTTGTCTTTCATCCAGACAGAAATATTTCAACAGCTCTTGAGATGATTTATCAGGAAATGTGTACAGTACAGAAAGCCCCACGGGAAAAGCCTTCTAACTTTGGTGATCCCCTGAGTCTTGCATTACTCATCTTGTAATAAACATGTACCTGAAGTGAGGGAAATCAAGGATGTTTTCACAAATAGACTCTTTTAAACTAACCATATAGTGGACCAACAGAACACGGATATGTTTCTTGTGTGAATGTATTTGAAAGAGGTCTCAATTCTCTTTCTGTTTCACTTCAGACCACCTCTCAAGGACGTATGAGTATGGTTAGTTAGTTGCTGAATCACCTTAACCTCTACACTTATATTGTTATACCTGAAATTATAGCATTTTAATTGGATGAGGTTGTCACATAATATGCTGAGGATGACTATGACACGATGACCTCGTCTTCAGTTAATGACAGACAAAGTCATATTTATAAAAATGACTCAGTGTTTGGAGGTCTATCTCTAAGAATGTTTCCACCTATCCCCCTGCATTGAAACGTTTAAGGCCTTAATAAAGTACAGGTCCATGTTGCCACTAAAGTCTATACACATCTTCAATGTGCAGCTGTCCCTGATTGAACATCTAAAGGCCCGTTTGTTACATTATGCAACAGCAGCATTCTGTTTTTCTATCACATGTCTCGTCTACATCCTCTCCACCCCTCCCTTTCCCCTCATGTTCTCTCTTATTCCTCTTTACACACGTACAATATGTAACCTGCTACTTTTTCAGACTTGAAATGCTATTCCTGTGGCACTCTGATGTTATCAGATAGTTCTGAGGCAGAATCCAGCTTTGAACAACTTgtgctttttattcaaaattGGACTGCCACATTGCGTTTGCTTTTGTTGGTATTGACCACATATACTTTTATgtaatgtaaatatatatattataatttttttgtcAGTTGCACTTCCATAATCAAATATGTCTTTTTTAGCCTTGCGGTTGCCCCTGTCGACAACCGTAATCTCTTCATAGCTCTAATTGGCCATGTGTTAAGCATCATTAAGCCTTGTTAGATCCGTGTTACTGAAGTTTTTATGCCATTTGTAActttttaaatacatataatGAACTATGGATGGGTAGTCGCAACACTACAACGTGCTAGCATGTATTTTCTAATAACCCTTACCAGTCCCCTTGCCTATACAAATATCTCTGATTTTCCTGTCGTTTCCTTTGTCTTTCTCTTGGCTCCACCTATGCCTATGCCTAGGAGTAAATGAATGTTGTTAATAGTTATTAATAGTCAATGAAGCAGGTAAATCAAAGTGACATCGCTGGAGATTTGGCTAGTTTGCATCAGGATATTCACATCCTTGAAACATCACACCATGTTGTCTTCTAATTATCTCAGCCAGAAACTTCAGGCTCAGTAATCAGAATAATAACCAGGTGTGAacattcagatgttgtacttccAGTTGAGAATAACTCTGGAGTGAGTGAGCAACAATTTGATATTCAACAGCACACACTGCTCATTCGTCTCGTCGGAAAAGTAGGGTGGCAGTTATGGAAATGTATGGACAATTGACACCTCTGAGTGTCTCAGAGGGCTCTTGAAAGGGTGATAGCAATGGAGTAGGGAATTGGTATTCAGATACATTTTACACATAATATCCATGTAGCCTAGAAAACAGCAACTAACTCATACTGCTTCTTCCAGGAAGCCAAACTATGACTTGCACTACGCTACATTTTTAAGTAAACTTTAGTTTAAATACTTGTAATCTAGTTATAACAGATGATTTAATATTGGTGTGTTTAAAGGGAAACATCACTATGAGGCTGGGTAATATACAAACTTAACACAAGAAGTAAGGCAATTTGTGTTTGGTAGATGATTTCTATGTTGTAACAATACTTTTGGCAATACATCTTGTACCGTTGGAAAGCCTGTTTTCCAGATTTGTGAGGAACAAGCATTTGTTGGATGAGCAGCAGAGCTGAGTATGTGGGGTGCGCCCATGAAAAATGTGATAAATCTCCTCTGCCAATGCCAAACAGCAGCCACTCTCCGGTCTCGTACGGCTGCCAGGAGCTTGCCATGACTGCCCTACACCGTCAGGCCCACTTAAAcaggaacctcaacatgtggaggaacattatgctCAGCGATGAGTCCAGATTCTGCCTGCGGCACATGGATCGTAGGGTCACAGTGTGGAGAAGACGCAGAGAATGCTTTGCTGACTGCTGCACCGATAGAGTAGGAGTGGAGAGGATGGGATGACCTGCAGTCCTGACCTCAACCCCATTGAACCCCATGTTGGGTCAGCTTGGCCCTGCTGTCCGCTCCAGAGTGACCAACACAACCACGCCGGCTGACCTGGGACAACTGCTGGTTGAATAATGGAAGCATGAGGAGGAGAGGCTGTTGTGGCTGTGTTTGGTTCTTCCACACGCGACTGAGGCTGCTTGTTAAATGAATCAATTGTTAATAAATCAATTGTTGCCAATATGTCTTTATTCATCAGACTCCAATCATCCAATCCACCAAACAACACAAAACTAGAGTCAGcagcaaaaaaatatgttagAGGAGATTTGTCACATTTATGTGGGGTATCACATTTTTCATGGGCGCACCCCACAGCTCTGCTGCTCATCCCACAAATGTGGCTTGTTCCTCACAAATGTGGTACCACTGGAAAGGTAAGAAAACAGTATATAATGGTATAAGATTTATTGCCAAAAAGCATTGCTTCAACATAGAAATCATCAACCCAACACAAATTGCCTTAATTcttgtgttatatatatatataaaatggaTATCATGATAGACTAGATATCGTCCTACATTTTGGATAGCGTAATATCGCAAATGTTTCTTCTTTCAAAGGCAGTAAAGTGCTGTAATTGTATGAACATACATTTGAACCCTCTTAGCTATTATATCCAAATTCCAGATGTTTACTTTTTCAAAAACTGCATCACATTGTGTTTATATCGCTAAATATCGGAGTAATTGATCAGAAATATCGGGATATTAGATTTTATCCATATATCCCTTCTGTTATATGATAGGTTACTTTTATGTTGGAGTTTCTTCATTGCCAATTATGCAGAAAAGCTGCAGTAGAGCAGAGCAAAGTGCAATACAGGTTATGAGGAGCAAGATGACAGAGCAGGGTGAATGAGGAGTTAATGACTAAAGTAAGCATGACTACAGGGAACCAACAAGATTGAATGAATGTCTGTTTTACTAATCTTGTGAGCAGTTTAAATTAAATTACTCTGGGAGATAACTGAATATGTTGAGCGTCATAACACGTAATGATATTAGATAGATGAAATGACTGTCAGTAACACCGTGAAGCTCTCACcttgttggctgcaagaaaGTCCTTCATGGAGATCATCTCCCCAGACATCCTGCGCCCGTTGTCGGTCTCACTTTCGTTGAGGGCATCCGTCTCGATGGAGGGGTCTCTGCGGGTGTGCAGGTGGCCCGGTGCCACCACGTTCCGTCGGGGGTGCCGGTGTGGGTGGTGACCCCTCCTGGGGAAACAGCAGCGGCAGGGTGCGTCCAGCCTCCTCAGGAGCCAGTTCAGGACCTGTTTGATGACGATGGAGATGACGTTGAAGAGGGAGTATATGCAGCAGACGCCGGTCAGGATGAAGAAGAAGTTGCCCAACCTATACGCGACTGTGGCGTGGCCCTCGTACACCGCCCGCTGGCTGCTCACCATGTCTCCAAAACCAATTGTGCTAAAGGCCACAAAGCAGAAGTAGAGCGAGTCCAGGTAGTCCCAACCCTCGGCTGCAGAGtacatgagcgaggcagagcaGGACACCACAATGGCCGCCATGCCTAGAATGAACATGACGCAGTAAACCGAAGGCTTCCAGCCAGCCagatcctctcctctttctcctccATTTCCACCAGCTCTGTTTCCCTCAGACACCCGCTGGCCATTTGATGCAAGCGCAGCTTTTTTATGCCGATGTTTGTGACAGGACTTGAGGACCACGGCGATGACTGTGATGACACGCTCCAGAAAGAGGTTGAAGAAGAGGATGGTGGCAGCGCAGCCGAGCAGGCCGTAGAACATCAAGAAGACTTTTCCTCCAATGGTGGCAGGAGTGGTCATACCGAACCCTTGGAAACACACAATATATGCAataaggaaatatatacataataGGACTGCAAGCTCACGTTCAGAGAGTTGCGAAACTCCTTGACTTTTGCAGATGCAGGTGGCTCTGAATAAAAAGGAGAGAATAAACGCTTCACAAAGCACAAGAGAAGCATTATTATCACTGGAAAACTATCACACACACTGTTGTAAATGAATGGATCCTTTGTAGAGAAGACCATTGTGTCCATTGCCTCCAGCTAATTGTATTTACCTTTTGAATCAAACTCATATCCTTTATGCCATTAACAAAGAAGGCTAATTACTGATCTTTTCATCTCAGAGAGGGAAATCATTCTCACAAAACTGGCTGAACCCCTTAGTTGCAATTGGTGACGTGCTCTCCTTCTCGCTTTGTCACTCACTTAATCAAAGCGCAAATGTGTTTTCAATCCAAGCACATCTTGACAATCAGAGCAAAGGTGTCTGTTTCTCTAACATGTCACCGTATTCCCTACAGTTACTTAGCAAGTGAAAGTCCCACTGGGGCCAATTCACATGTCAATTGTATCATCGTCACCTTCTTAAACTAATGGCCTAAGTCATATTTgaaagtttttcaaaaaacagaaaaaacttaaccgaatatatgatatatattaattatttcacacaaaaaggtTATGACAATATATGACTATTGACATACAAATAACACTGTCTGTCAATTGTGTAAAATAAGAGGATTAGATGACTTAGGCCAATTTACGAAcatgttgttgtgacttaggcAATTTGAAACCTGACTTAGGCCTTATTACTTCTGGAGTAAGTGACTTAGGCAAAACAGTGCACTTCTCTTTTCCGCATTACTGTGACAGACCATGGGGCTGGGTCAGCCACTAACAGTTTAAAATGCTAGAGGAGCATACAGAGACTCAGAAAAGAGAGGGCAGTTTGGCCGTGGTTGGCCCTTTAATTCAATATAGCAAACTCAAAAGCTACAACTTAAATCACTCTtagctaaataaaacaaaaggcaAGTAAATCAAACCCTGAGGAGGCATGTGCCTCTCCTCACTACTCCCTCCAGCTCTtctttgctgtgtttttaattgcTAACCCTTTTCCATTTAAATCCGTTTCTCCCCTGAACCTTTCTCAGTcatcttggtgtgtgtgtgtgtgtgtgtgtgtgtgtgtgtgtgtgtgtgtgtgtgtgtgcgtgtgtgcgtgcgtgtgtgcgtgtgggtggCACTCGAAGGGCATGACATGTTTCATGGATGGAAGGTCCTGAAACCTCCTCGCCTTGATTGGCAGAGCGTCAACTTCAGCAGTTGCAGCTGCCTGTTGATATTCCTGATGGAGATGGTTGTGCCTGGGTGAAGGAACTTCGTGTCTTTAGACAGTAGTGCGAATCAACAGTGGGCAGATCCTATAACCAGTCCTTAAGGAAATCTGCAACAGCCATTTCCAGCTTTGCATTTTTGCCACTCTTAGGTGGAGATGTAGTTGGCGGGTCTGCCACTTGTTCGTCATGGTCGATGGTATTTTTGTTCAGCCAGTGTAATGGTTCTTTCAGGGATACCAAGTGTAGAAGAAAAAAAGCTTTGTATTCTTTAAGATTTGTTCCATCCTGAAGTTTCAGTTATAGGAAAATGATGAACTGCGCCTGGATCCTTCACCAACTTTCTTTATTTTGCTTCATGGAAACCTTTGTgactgttaggatttgtctgtgttggtatttttcttgtccttttctatctttgggtttcctgttttattttgtaaagtgttcacccccgtttcctgcctgtttgctttctgtcggtttccctctctgattacccaattgtgttcacctgatacctatgtgttttctcctccctcctcacctgtcgtatttatgtgattagtcctgggtgtatttaagttctgggttttctgtctctctttgtcgggttgtcttgtgtgatAACgaagttcgtcggtgagtgttctgtttgtctTTGTCGATATAGGTatcatagccttgaaataaaggagttttcagttatatctgcatttgggtcctacttcCAACACAAACCGTAACAGTGACCAAAGTGGTGACGTATAACCGATGTTCTTCCCAGTTGTCCATTGACCAAACTTTCTGAAATATCCACTGCCTCTGCTCTTCTGTAATGGATTGGCAGTCTCAAGTCGTGACTCGTTGACAGAACTTCGAATTGCAGGGAAGGCCCATAGCCTTTGCAGCTATTTCTTTGCCACCTTTGGCCTTGTATGCCATTCCTTTGAGACGTTTCTTCTTGGATTCATTTTGCTTCCATGTTTCTGGGCTGAGGTATTTGTTTCCTTTTGACCGTATTGTTTTCATACATCCTTTAGATGAGGACCATAATGTTCTGAAGTTGCTGCCAGACTGTCTTCATTTTCGGGAACAGAGGACTCATCAGAGGATGGATTGTAGTTTGGGTCAAtgataacatcatcatcatctatgTCTTCTTCATGGTGTGGACGGTTCTGCTAAGGcatcttcagcaacactctcttcTTCAATGAAAGTGTTTAGGTTATTGTCTGCTCCATCTGAttcagggtgtttctcaatgtcgagtaaggctgctccagagccactatttcaaggatactacatcatcgagtgccgccgaaggactgttccaatgtccaggatccttggaattctaccgaggccggcgtaaTTCGTTGctggaaatttcgaggctgcacatgtgtagactccgcggtcttaaaatccccacaatgctttgcgcacggaccaattcccaaaatctttggcagaaaatgtaaggcggggcctctcatatgacgcacacctgcacacttgctagcctgttccattcttcgttCTCCGAAAGCCAGGAATGACTCTTGCCTAGCCTCTGATGGACCTGACTTGGAGgacaaggaagcgtcctcgacattgagaaacacccacagtgtcttggcctggtacatgctgctccacctcTTTAAAGACAGTCTCATTTTCATTGGATGATTCCTGATCGGTGTCTGAAAAGTCAAGTGCATCTCCTACCAAAAAGGAGTAGGCGTACGGTCACAACTGTGTGATTATtgtgaaaaacatttttgtaaTTGCACTGTGGTCCTATGCATTAATACATTAAAGCTATTTAATGAATATTATTTCGCCAAATTcagttaaaaaaacatttcatctTTCCTAATAAGATGGAAATGTAATGTGGAAAAAAGACAATATTAAGAATTAAAACAGACAAATGCAAAATGTACTTTTCCTTATTTATAATTATGCTGTAATTGTAACAGTTAGTTTTGAAAGATTAGATTAGTTTTTAGATGAGTCTTTATTGTCCCAGAGGGAAATGTGTGCAAGCTTCATGGAGCTACAGTAGCTACATTAGCTACAGTAACTATACATTTTTAATTTCACAGACTAAATAACTACACAACATTTATAGCCTAGCCTATAGTATAGTAAACATCAACAACAGGGGACAAGCCCTGAACCATGAAAATAACTTAATTTATCTGTTCTGTtagtttttctttcttcttgaaGCAGCCATTTTGTAAAGCTTGTCAAATGGCCTAAGTCACATTGTCTTGTGACTTAagccatctttttttttttaaatatattgcctAAGTCACACTCTTGACATAGGCCATTATACTATCAGGGTAGGAAGTTAGAACAGCACTTTATTTTCAATAAGGATGTAGGCAATTTTATCAGAGGTGGCCAGCATCAAGAAGAGatgatttaggcaaaaaaaacattttctccaAAATATGACTTAGGCCATTAGTTTAAGAAGGTGACGTCATGTTCTATCATTTTTAAAAGGTAAGAACCCATTAAACTGTTTTCTATTTATAAGGGCAAATTGTCTCTTTTGAACTGACAGAGAAGCAAAATAGGACTCAAGCCGAGAGGTGCATCCATCGATCGCACAGATCTCAGCGATGTCTCATCCCTCATTTAGCACTTAAAGCTCAATGAAGCACTGTCTGTCTCTGTTCACCTGTTTGAGTTGATATATTAATAACAATGTTATTGTCTGCAGATTCAGTTACATGCACGCTGTTTTGTTGTGCAGCTTGGAATTCTGACAAGAGCCTTTTCACTCGAAAAGCAAAGATACATTTGACTGAATCTCCTTTCATGAAATAACACTCTGAGCAAGGCCAGCCCTAGGATTGTGGTGGGCCTAAACTAATTCTGCAGATAGGGCTCCGTGCAGGCATAAAGCCAACATGTATAATAAGGAAAAAGCTATATGCTTGATCAAATTACTGCAGGGAGTTCCAGGGCATCACATATTAAAGCATGACTCAGGGGAAAGTTTAGAGTGTTAAAAGACAAAATGAAAACGTATAAGGCTGAGGCAGTCTAATTTACCTTACATGTCATGACATTGTCCTGCTACTTGGAAATGCAGCGTTCTTTAATGCTCACCACAATTCTTAATGAATGTTGGCATTAATTTTGGTAATATTTTTTAATACTGAAGACGACACTCTGCTATCTCTGCGTGAtacgcaacccagtctcatggcatttcgtgttcaccaacacgatttttaatctattgatttgtgttcaccaacacgattttccccttttttttttttcgtgttgcacagcacgattttaaaagcaatgtatttctactggtaatgtgttttgtgcctgcagcacgtctttttctccggtcgggtcgtggaagaccggaagctgtgtggttcataaaaacatgttcttactcaatatcaagccacaattattgcttttattttaaatcgtataatttcggacttttgttgccgtctgtgaggaaaataaatggggctcagagcctcaggatactgaaatctgtatttttaaatctttttttccttctaatttgttattcttttcaaaataacactgttatttactcaccaataacacacaattatccttgcttttatttattggtttaatttcaTAATCTCGTGCTTTttcggcgtccgtcaggaactgaatttcaaaataaaaataaccggaaacagacgtaggcatttcgagtgattacccaagatcctcagctatggtttaagctcgctgattggatgttttagccgcaatgcctgctgggatttggtgttgtttatatgatatgaaatccagaaaacatttgaaaagaataaaataatacggCAAACGTATTATTTGCCGTATTACGgtcgaacgccccaccagaactacacatgctggctattgtgtttcgcaacatgttctctatggcacgtctctactgggaattgtagttttaaaagacgtttttcccaaatgtagaagttgacagtattaaactgtgtacagccctggaggttataggcaataggaaacacattggtgtgtatacatttaaaacatgtaattactaaatgggtgaaaatcgcttgtatccataatgggcagcattaatatatacccacacgacagctcattgttactttgtaattctactccactacaattcagaggttaacctggtatttttactccactacatttagtttagttactttgcagattctgattaatgatgtggaatataaacaacccttaaagcagactttagttacacctgaatacaattcagggaaggtgattgtcaagtgccaacaatcaggagagatatttgatagttggtgcttgagaagactaaacatttatctgcagatctttataaagtatattcattactcgttattctctactaatagttaattaaaaactgtataatggctattttgcatatccctttcaagatttcaaggttttctaaggtgtattgatcttatacacaacttgggtcgcaggttcctcaacagacatctatcaatatgtgtgtactgtatacctccaccattaaactgtcatattctgcacatttcttattctatctacatacataagagtataattaatgtgtataatatcatttaaaataagtgtttcaacatagttaacattgcaggaaagcaatatgttagacgttaagtactttgtcaggcttaatattcatctgtagatagatacccccagagcttttttcttgtttaaaagaagaccttaacctaaagtatgttttaatgtgttaataaaggttaattcgtttttctgttttgcacatcctcctattaatatctttatacatccagcactaaactgttttattgtagagatcacttagtatcttctcgactttttatattctatatttctatcattgaccttctactttccccctatgaaagtatgtactcttaatattgttttgatcaaataagattatgcaacaaaaataattcaataacatgctttaaccactaggcggtgcacacagggtacacacagcatactaataataactttgtattattagtgtagacacttatgtataacatctgaagatgtgtagttttattcatgtttttacataattttacaggatattgctatactatttctcttgttttacttctacacattaatatctgatttgtaaaacatcacagacagaaaggcataggctatccgtcatttaatagtaagctattgaaattgtgattccatagatgtgtctcccatcacccaaatcccctgactattctctcaactcagtatttagattcttatattcaaagaaaatcagtaatatctttaaaaactacaagtccttttcgatcagctgtgcaccgttatggtgtaaatataacctatataccaattggatcaaatataaaagtcagccgaattactattgatactgcaaggagacgtattttgtgaaaagaaattgaagatgtttaattgttgatatatttatgatccacgtcaagtattcagttttggcagcagttctcctgtttgtctctctctataaataaagaattatggcagatgtgtaatatgtaatgcagccgaaccgtgtattacaatgcc is part of the Pseudochaenichthys georgianus chromosome 24, fPseGeo1.2, whole genome shotgun sequence genome and harbors:
- the kcnk13b gene encoding potassium channel subfamily K member 13b, with protein sequence MACRGGSGPINEDNARFLLLALFIIIYLLCGAAVFSALEQPKEREAKERWEQRFEHFSQKYNLSKKDLNNFLRNYEEANVAGIRVDTIRPRWDFTGAFYFVGTVVSTIGFGMTTPATIGGKVFLMFYGLLGCAATILFFNLFLERVITVIAVVLKSCHKHRHKKAALASNGQRVSEGNRAGGNGGERGEDLAGWKPSVYCVMFILGMAAIVVSCSASLMYSAAEGWDYLDSLYFCFVAFSTIGFGDMVSSQRAVYEGHATVAYRLGNFFFILTGVCCIYSLFNVISIVIKQVLNWLLRRLDAPCRCCFPRRGHHPHRHPRRNVVAPGHLHTRRDPSIETDALNESETDNGRRMSGEMISMKDFLAANKVNLAIMQKQLSEMAIGHPRQSSSNSRQNGFSGGVGALGIMNNRLAETSTDR